From the Hypomesus transpacificus isolate Combined female chromosome 24, fHypTra1, whole genome shotgun sequence genome, the window AAGACCCCTAAGAAGAGGTCTAAAAGTAAGGAGACTGGCCCCAGCGTGTCAGACAGGATCCTCAAGGTGTTGTCAGGATCAAAGGACCGCGGTGGCGTCTCGTTTGCGGCTCTGAAAAAAGCCCTGACTGCCGGAGGTTATGATGTGACGAAAAACAATGGTCGAATTAAACTCCGTCCGGCACTTGGTGGCCAACGGAAGTCTTCTGCAACCGAAAGGTACCGGCGCGTCCGGCTCCTTCAAAATCAACAAGCAAACTGCCGCTAACAAGAAAAAGGATGTAAAAAAGAATGCGAGGAGTCCGAAGAAGAAAGTCAAGAGGATCAAGAAAATGAGTCCTAAGAACAGCACGGGCTCCAGGACTCCAACACGGAAGAAGAGAAAGGCGAAGACCCCCAAGAAGGCCAAGAAACCCGCGGCTGCTAAGACACCAACGAGCCCAAAGAGGGCCACGCGCAGGGTGGCCAGTACTCGGGCATTTGCTTTTTAAACGTTTGGACACGGTTTACCAACCGATGGTATTAACCATGAATCAGCAAAGGACAAATTGGACACACTCGTACAATTCCCTTGATTTAAAAATTATAAATGTCTTTCATTCTATTTCACTAGTCGTGTGTCTTGCTATTTTAAAATATACGAACCGGTTATGTTTTAAAAAAGTATCAGTTGAAATGACGACAATTGCATTACGCATTAGGGTTATCATTATCTAAAGATTCACATTTACACTTATTACAATATAAGATGATGTATGTCACTATATTTGTGTGTACAATTTAGTTTCCTATGGAACCATATGCACCTTACTCAAACAAAAAGTGTGCTTTGGATGCCATTACGCACATCCAGAAATTACTCCACGCTGAATAATGACTTCCAGTCGACACAGACTTGTCACTTACATAAGGAGCTCTTAAAAAGGTTAACCTTCGATAACTGCGAGAAATTACCCGCGATCAATAAGATGAACACGTTCAGTGTCCAAGAGCGCAGCATCGGCAGTTTATATCGATGTTGCCGTTTAGCAAACCTAATCATAAATGACTGTATTGAAAAGTTCAGGGCGGGACAACAGGCATAACATACAACTGTCCTCTTAtcttaaaaaacacatttgataaGTCCATCTGGTGTCGGCATGGGAGTGCACACAAGTATGCATCTATCTGCTTGTTAAACGTTAAATTATGACCGTTAGCGGGCGCCAAAAAACCACAACCGTCTCAAAGACAGCGGATCATCTCACACCAGATCTATTAACTGGTATCTGCCACATAGTGAGGCATCCCGTTTGGGCTGGTGCCCTGATGTCCATTATGATGTCCACTGACACTACCTTCACATAATGTGACTGCATTCTAGTCTAGAAAAACACATAATCAAAAATTCTTAACCAGTAAAACATTAAAAAGTCCAGACTCAAAACACgcatgcgcaaacacacacacctgtggttCCTCTGCCAAATCACAGAACATCATGGATCCGAATTGCATAGTTATACAATATTTCATTGTTCAGAATCAAAGAACAACCAGTATTTACTGGCCACATTGTAAAGGCTTCCATATCAAACATTAATATGAATGTTTTTACTAACTTGCACTTCCTAGATTTATATGCAGGTATTAAAACGTAAAACTTTTCCTTAAACTTCAGTAACCGAGAAGGAACTAGTTCTAAACTCGTTCTGCTTTTAAAGTGGAAATGAAACTCATTGTATGTGTGCAACTTCAATCAACAAAGTCGAAAAACCCCATCCACTTCCTGTCAAACTTGTGACTGTAGGATTGACCATGAGGAACATATATCTGTATAGCTTCCCCTGCGGACTCTCAGAGAGCTTCTTCCCACCCTGCCACAAGACACAGCCATGGCTCTGAGAGTAGTCACCTTGCTAGGTTTCTCCCTGCTCCACTTCTGCTGCTCTCACCCCCTCAGCCGCCCAGACAGCAGCCTCAACAAGTGCCGCTCCGCCGCCAAGTCACTTCCGGCCCTGGAGGTGCTgcctggagggggctgggacaACCTGAGGAACATGGACATGGGCCGGGTCATGAACTTCAGCTTCTCCCTGTGCCTCACCACCGAGGATGGCCTCTACCTCATCCCAGACGAGGTCTTCGTCATCCCCCAGAAGGTGACGGGAGTGGAGACCAACTCTGAGATCATCAGTTCCTGGTTGGATCAGAGAAGCTCCACATCTTCGTCCATCAACGCAGACATCTCTTTCTTCTCAGTCTTAAACGCAAAGTTTTCCACCGAGAACCAGAGGATGAAGACCCACCAAGTCAGAGATACCTCTGTCACCACCAGAGTTCAGGTGAGTTACACCTCTACTGGTCCTACTGTGAGAAATTAACATCTAACTTTCAAAGCTACATTATCAGAGTGAAGTGGTAGCCCGTCCACTTGGACAGTAACTCTCCTCCCAAgcactacatttagtcatttagcacacgctcttatccagagcgacttacagtaagtacagggacattccccccgaggcaagtagggtgaagtgccttgcccaaggacacaacgtaattttgcacggccggcaatcaaaccagcaaccttctgattactaatccaattacctaaccgctcagccacctgactccctgtggTGGAATTTTAGGGCATGTGCagagatgtatgtgtatgtaatctataagcttctatgttcTTTGGTAAGGGAAGATAATCAAGTTGAGTTCAAAAGAATGTGAGGTGTGCAAACTAAATCAATTATATTGAAACCGCCATTTTGACtgttcaaatctacacagtgccgCTTATAATTTTCTTTGACACTCCCTCAGAGCAGTAGCCCTTTACATAAGTAGTGCAGCCACCTGTACACAACCACCTCTTATTCACACTGTCAGCCCACAAGGTTAGAACTTTACCAGCAACTAACTAATTAGTCTAATCAATATAACTTCTCCCATCAAAATATGACCTTATGAAAATTTAAGGGTGGGTGTCGATCTGCCCTACCGCTCATATGCTAAAGTAGTTTCTGAAatgtctcaacttgatggctctcatcattcaagatgtggtctgattggttggtcttgtgtataaaaggaattgtaatGCCTTcttctgtggattcttcatctcctgagaccttctcctcagttctctcttgtcctactgtcctactccttgtttacctcttgctttctctctgatttacaatgatcatggtagagtaggtaagattttaagctttcattttgtaacatgtttgccttgtaattgatttcaattttttgcaatgttattaaatgcgtatttcattttaTCCTTACTTTcacttgctctgatttaacccatagtcaaataactggaATTCTAtttgtattggcattatttggttgaTGCTAAAAATGAGAGTGAGACTTGCAAGAGATGATATATCAACATATGAACTGTTTCTGTCAAAGAGCTGTGAGCTGTTTCTCAGGAGGGGATTATCATATTCCTCTCGTGTTTGGATGAATGTCTGCTCTTTTAAGAACAGACATGTCTGGTCTACCTAGAAGTTTAACAAAAGAAAGAGGAAGTTCTTTATCAAGACGACTTTGATAACTAAAATCCAAACCACAGACGAAATAACCATTTTAACCATTTCCTCCCCAGGTACGCAACTTCCTCTACACCGTCAAGGCAAATCCAGACTTCACCTTGGACTCCCGTTTTGCACGACAAGCAGAGGAAATCGCAGACGCCATCGAGAACAACCAGACTCGACATGCCTCCTACCTCTCTGAGAGGATGGTCCTGGACTTTGGCACCCATGTGATCACCAGTGTTGATGCAGGGGCCTCCTTGGTGCAGGAGGACTACCTGCAATCCTCTTATGTGTCTGACGGTAAAACAGACAAGTCCTCCATCACGGCATCCGCAGGCATCAACTTCTTCAACAAGGTGAACTTTAACATCGGCAGCAAAGACGCCCAAGAGACGTCAGAGACCAAGGCTTACCAGGACAACGTCACCTACTCGATCGTACAGAGCCATGGAGGAGTGCCCTTCTACCCTGGCATCACCCTGCAGAAGTGGCAGGAGAGCACCTCAAACAACTTGGTGGCCATCGACCGGTCAGGCCTGCCGCTTCACTACTTCATAAACCACAACACCTTCCCTGACCTTCCACGCCCCACCGTCGGCAAGCTGGCGCTGTCGGTGAGCCAGGCCATAGGACGCTACTACGCCATCAACACCCGCCCAGGATGTGTGAAAGCAGATTCACAGAACTTCAACTTCCAGGCCAACGTAGACGATGGGTCGTGTGAAGGCCCAGCCACCAACCTCAGTTTCGGAGGAGTGTTCCAGCAGTGTACCAAGCTCACCCCCGATGCAGACCCGATATGTCAGGCCTGGGACCAGAAGAACCCAGATACAGGAGACTATTCCTGTCGCCCACCCTACCAACCCACCCTGCTACGCTCTGAGGTCAGAGACGAGCGCTACAGCCAGTATGTCTGCCATCGTTCCTGCCATAGATGTGGATTCTTGTGGCTCAGCCATTGCTGTGATAACAACTGTGGAGATGAGTACCATGTCCGATCGGCTCGAATCCAAACCTACTGGTGCTCCTCCAACGAGAAGATCTCAGATAACTCAGGTTATCTCTTTGGGGGGCTCTACGGCCCCTCCCTCCAGAATCCTTTAACCAAATCCAAGAGCTGCCCTCCAAACTTCATCCCACTGAAGATGTTTTACGGCGGCCTGATGATTTGTGTGAGTAACGACTACGAGACTGGCTCCCGGTTCTCCGTGCCCTTCGGCGGTCTGTTCAGCTGCGAGTCCACCAACCCCCTGGCTGGGGGCCAGTCTCGCTGCCCTCCCCAGTTCAGCCAGCACCTCGCTACCGTCAGCGACGGCTGTCAGATCCTCTACTGCGTCCAGTCTGGTCTGTTCACAGGTGGGCAGCTGCTGCCAGTCCGTCTGCCACCCTTCACCCGTCCTCCGCTGGTCAGCATGTCGGCCACCAACACAGTGGCGGTGATGACCGAGGGAGGCCGAGCCTGGGTCAGAGTTGCACAGACCAAGATGTGGAAGACGGTCAAACCAGAGGAGATCCAGGAAATGGTCAGGATGTTCAACCCAGAGTCAGACCAGCTGTCAGAGGGACAGAAGTTTGGCGTGGCCTTCGGAGTGATTGTTCTGGTTGTGCTGGTAGCTGTTGGGGTGGTGCTagttaggaggaggaggaggaggggatttcCAGGGCTAGTGAGGGCCAGGGGATATGAGGAGATCGACAGCGAAcggcagagtgagagagaggaagttgaGGTACAAGCAGAACTTCCCTCTGACTCACAAAGCACGTCATCCTCTTAGACGGATTCAGGTTGTACCATTCCTTCCTTGGGCAATTATATGAATAGAAACAGAAATTTGTGAAACAAACATTTTTAACCTTCAATAATAACGACTATAATTTAAGTCTCCTTTACTTTTCTTTAGTAAACACTCTTGGCCTTAATGATTTTTAAAAGCATGTCTCAAAATTTAAATAATTTGTGTAACTAACTGAAAAACTGTTTCCACATCTGATTTTACGACTTGATAACCTATGTGACTGACGATTCTTTCTTGCTGACTAAATAAATGTGTCAAAAGAAAATACTAGTTCTCCATTTCTTTATGCATTAATATAACCATCATCTCTGTTGAAGCCATAAACAGAACTGGAAGGCGACAGCAAGGTTTGTTTTGGTTATCAGTGCATAGATAAGACTTGTTATCATAACACACACCGATTTACAGGAACGAGTAAGGAAACTTAAGGGAAACCCATAACGTTCTTAAGCAAACATTACCTCTTAAATCTGATGGTTTTACATCCCTTGAACATAGCTGCTTAGTAAGCTAGCTACAAGGTGGAGCGACTTTTCAGTGGAGATCGTATGTTTGGCCGCTCTGTGCAGTATTACGTTTGCACCTGGGTGATTGGACTTTTAAAGTTGATTAAACTTACAGTAAAGAcctgggtttgaatccagcccgGGACATTAGAGTGACATATCAGCAAAGGAGACAACATACACAGCAAAACACAAACCTAAAGGTCCATAAAACCACATTCGATTAGCAGTTAATCTCTGAAAGGGTCATTGAAACCTCACCCACTTTTGGCCGCAGTATAAGAATAAACAAGTTTACAACAACCTGATGACGAATAGTTATAAAACATCAAGCCTTCCCCTGCAGGCTCTCAGAGAGCTTCTCCCCACCCTGCCACAAGACACAGCCATGGCTCTGAGAGCAGTCACCCTGCTGGGTTTCTCACTGCTCCACCTCTgctgccctcaccccctcagCCGTCCAGACAGCAGCCTCAACAAGTGCCGCTCCGCCGCCAAGTCACTTCCGGCCCTGGAGGTGCTgcctggagggggctgggacaACCTGAGGAACGTGGACATGGGCCGGGTCATGAACCTCAGCTTCTCCCCGTGCCTCACCACCGAGGATGGCCTCTACCTCATCCCAGACGAGGTCTTCGTCATCCCCCAGAAGGTGACTGGAGTGGAGACCAACTCTGAGATCATCAGTTCCTGGTTGGATCAGAGAAGCTCCACATCTTCGTCCATCAACGCAGACATCTCTTTCTTCTCAGTCTTAAACGCAAAGTTTTCCACTGAGAACCAGAGGATGAAGACCCACCAAGTCAGAGATACCTCTGTCACCACCAGAGTTCAGGTGAGTTACACCTCTACTGGTCCTACTGTGAGAAACTAAGATCTAAAGTTCAAGCCTGTTACAGAAGCTACAGACCCCATGAAACTTGCTAAGTTGTCTATAGGAATGAACCCCTCAAACAAGGACAGGTGCTTTCACAGCGTTTAAATCTGGATTTTGTAGTTATATTGTCAAACATGATCAATATGTATCATATGTAATGtgaataatttttgtttgattgaaAGTAAATGACACTATTTCAGGTAGCTCTCAAATATGACAAAGCGCGACTTGCAAGCAGTGATATCTCAATTTGCAAACAGTTTGTCGAGTTGTGAGCTGTTTCTAAGGAGAGGATTGTATTGAGTACTTCTGTCATATTTGGGTGAATGTCTGCTCTTTTACGAACAGACATGTATGGTCTACGTTTAAGTTTGAAAAATTAAAGAGGAAATTCTTTATCACATTACGACTTTGCTTATTAAAGCCAACTAGGTACTAACAGCCAAACCACAGACTAAATAACCTAGATTAACCATTTATTTTCCAGGTGCACAACTTCCTCTACACCGTCAAGGCTAACCCTGACTTCACCTTGGACTCCCGTTTCGCACGGCAAGCAGAGGAAATCGCAAATGCCATCGAGAACAACCAGACTCGATTGGCAACCTACCTCTCTGAGAGGATGGTCCTGGACTTTGGCACCCATGTGATCACCAGTGTTGATGCAGGGGCCTCCTTGGTGCAGGAGGACTATCTGCGATCCTCTTATGTGTCCGACGGTATAACAGACAAGTCCTCCATCACGGCATCCGCAGGCATCAACTTCTTCAACAAGGTGAACTTTAACATCAGCAGCAAAGACGCCCATGAGACGTCAGAAACCAAGGGTTACCAGGACAACGTCACCTACTCTATCGTACAGAGCCATGGAGGAGTGCCCTTCTACCCTGGCATCACCCTGCAGAAGTGGCAGGAGAGCACCTCAAACAACTTGGTGGCCATCGACCGGTCAGGCCTGCCGCTTCACTACTTCATAAACCACAACACCTTCCCTGACCTTCCACGCCCCACCGTCGACAAGCTGGCAATGTCGGTGAGCCAGGCCATAGGACGCTACTACGCCATTAACACTCACCCTGGATGTGTGAAAGCAGATTCACAGAACTTCAACTTCCAGGCCAACGTAGACGATGGGTCCTGTGAAGGCTCAGCCACCAACCTCAGTTTTGGAGGTGTGTTCCAGCAGTGTACCAAGCTCACCCCCGATGCAGACCCGATATGTCAGGCCTGGGACCAGAAGAACCCAGATACAGGGGACTATTCCTGCCGTCCACCCTACCAACCCACCCTGCTACGCTCTGAGGTCAGAGACGAGCACTACAGCCAGCATGTCTGCTATCAATCCTGCCGTAAATGTGGTTGGTTTTGGCTCAAGCAGTGCTGTGATCAAATTTGTGGAGACGAGTACCATGTCCGATCAGCTGACATAAAATCCTTCTGGTGCTCCTCCAACGAGACAATCCCAATTGAAACGGGTTATCTCTTTGGGGGCCTCTACGGCCCCGTCCCTCCACTTCATCCCACTGAAGATGCTTTACGGTGGCCTGATGATCTGTGTGAGTATCGACTACGAGACTGGCTCCCGGTTCTCCGTGCCCTTCGGCGGTCTGTTCAGCTGCGAGTTCACCAACCCCCTGGCTGGGGGCCAGCCTCGCTGCCCTCCCCAGTTCAGCCAGCACCTCGCTACCGTCAGCGACGGCTGTCAGATCCTCTACTGTGTCCAGTCTGGTCTGTTCACAGGTGGGCAGCTGCTGCCAGTCCGTCTGCCACCCTTCACCCGTCCTCCGCTGGTCAGCATGAAGGCCAACAACACAGTGGCGGTGATGACCGACGGAGGCCGAGCCTGGGTCAGAGCTGGAGAGACCAAGATGTGGAAGATGGTCAAACCAGAGAAGGTCCAGGAAACGGTCAGGATGTTCAGCCCTGAGTCAGACCAGCTGTCAGGGGGACAGAAGTTTGGCGTGGCCTTCGGAGTCATCGttctggtggtgctggtggttgtTGGGGTGGTGCTGgttaggaggagaaggaggtgggggaggagggggggcttccAGAGCTAATGAGGGCCAGGGGATACGAGGAGATCAACATCAATtagtgagagaggagaagtgGACCCTAACTGCACTTTATATTTATTGTCTTGTTTGCTTTTCATTCGTAAACGCTCTTGGCCTTGAGGAATTATTACAGCATGTCTCAAAATGCAATTAATTCATTTAACTAACTAATACCTGTTTCCATATAAGGTTTTTGAACTTCTTGACAGATTTGCAATCTACGTTCTTTATTGTTGACCTAAATAAATGTGTCAAAAGAAAATGCTAGTATTCCTTTTTGCATTAATAGAACCATCACTTCTGTTGAAGCCAATAGCAGACAATGTAACCGACAGCAGGGTTTGTTTTGATTatctgggtcacacacacacgtacgcacacgtACGGACAGACCCCACTTCCTGTAAAGAGGCATTCGTTTACCCTGTTTCTCCTAAGAACACgaccctccccccacacacacacgccccagaGGTGGAGTCATACAGTCATCATCACAACAAACCCACTCAGCTGAAGAAATCTGTCTGACCTCAACAGGAGACCGGGGGCCAGAGGCAGGgaaactctctccctctcttaatccctctccctccctccctctctcatctctctccctctcctatcacactcctctttatctccctctctccatcgtctctctctcctctttgtccctctccctctctctatcactcctctctctctgttgtctctctctctcgctgtttctctctgctctttcACTACGTTTCTCttcctcgtcctctctctctctcacaccctgcctcactctTTCTTTGCAGAGCTACGAAGGAGtgccctttctctttctcacgaGCACAATGCTCCGGGCTCACTCCTCCACGCAGCTCGCTGCAACACTTCCCAgctgccccctctcctgccccctctcctgcaGAGCCGAGGAGGGACAGATCCCGTCGGTTTAGAAGAGTCTCCCGCACAACACAGACTGCCCCGTCACGCATTCTCTTCGAGGGAGGGCGTTTTCTTAAAAGGGAAACTGACCGGTTGTTTGCAGTGAGAAACACCGTCTGATCGACGGGGATCTGGGAGCTAAATAGAGGGGAGGAGACGTACGTGGGACAAACGGTAAGCTTCCGGGGGAAAGAGTTTAGGATTGTGGTGTCTATGTCGGAAATGTAATTGTAGTGAGAGAGTGTGGGTGCTTGTCTtacagaggggggggaaggtgtGCAGTGCTTGTGTGACGGGGGGTGAGTCTAGTGGAAGCTGCTTGTGCTACAGTGAAGACTCATGTACATGTGATCTTGTGCGCTGGCTTGTTGTGCACGTTCCTCTTCACAGCTGCAGGGCTATGGTGAGAGGTTGTTGTGTGTTCTACTTACCCTGGGAGTACGGGACGGAGGGGGGTGGGATTAGTAGCGTGCCCTCATCCGCTGGACAAAACATGTCATAGCTTTACATCTCTATACATGAATGGAAAAAGAGCATACTACatttatttgaaatgttttcaacagcttaatattatttttatattttgtacACGATTGGAAGTGTACTTAACATGCACTGATTTTGCATGTTCACATACTGAAAacgtatatgtatgtatatactttaaaagtacatttagtcatttagcagacgctcttatccagagtatgTATTATGGTACTTATCCAAAGTACTGTAAGTATATTTTAAGCATACATTGTTTTTGCTTGGGTAAAGTTGTTTCTTTAAATAGGCGACAGTCCATCTAACAGTAACAACTGCTGTCTGTATACTCTTACTTACTGTTTTCATTTCCTGTCATGCAAGCTCAGAAGACAAACCACTAAAATGTTCATTTCCTTTTTCAGATGAACCTTTTCCTGTTTCAGATGAACCTTTTCCTGTTTCAGATGAACCTTTTCTAACCAGGGAAATCACGTGTGTTCCGTTGTTTTTTCAGCCCATCATCCAGCTGCGGTCCAACAACCTTCAACATTCCATCCGTAACCATGGCCCCCCATAGATTCCGCAGGCTCTTCCTGTTTGCGCTGGCTCTGCCAATCACGGTGCAGCTGGGCGTGGCCAGAGCTTGCAGGGCGGGGTCAGGGGCTGAGTGCGAGAAGGCACCGTTCGTCCCGGGACACAACCTTGCAGGGGAAGGTTTTGACGTGGTGAGAATGCGCCGCACCGGGGCCTACGTTATTAACGTGAAGGCTCACCTTACTGACAACAACACCTGCACGCTGTGTGAGAACCGCTTCCAGGGAGGGCAGGTAAagttatccacacacacagtataactAACTTATATTataatttgttttaaataaGTGATTGACACCCCATCCATGAACTTCTCATGCATTAAAACGTTCTAAGAGCAGGATATTAAACACATTAAAACAATAACTCAT encodes:
- the LOC124486482 gene encoding LOW QUALITY PROTEIN: macrophage-expressed gene 1 protein-like (The sequence of the model RefSeq protein was modified relative to this genomic sequence to represent the inferred CDS: inserted 2 bases in 1 codon) translates to MTNSYKTSSLPLQALRELLPTLPQDTAMALRAVTLLGFSLLHLCCPHPLSRPDSSLNKCRSAAKSLPALEVLPGGGWDNLRNVDMGRVMNLSFSPCLTTEDGLYLIPDEVFVIPQKVTGVETNSEIISSWLDQRSSTSSSINADISFFSVLNAKFSTENQRMKTHQVRDTSVTTRVQVHNFLYTVKANPDFTLDSRFARQAEEIANAIENNQTRLATYLSERMVLDFGTHVITSVDAGASLVQEDYLRSSYVSDGITDKSSITASAGINFFNKVNFNISSKDAHETSETKGYQDNVTYSIVQSHGGVPFYPGITLQKWQESTSNNLVAIDRSGLPLHYFINHNTFPDLPRPTVDKLAMSVSQAIGRYYAINTHPGCVKADSQNFNFQANVDDGSCEGSATNLSFGGVFQQCTKLTPDADPICQAWDQKNPDTGDYSCRPPYQPTLLRSEVRDEHYSQHVCYQSCRKCGWFWLKQCCDQICGDEYHVRSADIKSFWCSSNETIPIETGYLFGGLYGPXSLHFIPLKMLYGGLMICVSIDYETGSRFSVPFGGLFSCEFTNPLAGGQPRCPPQFSQHLATVSDGCQILYCVQSGLFTGGQLLPVRLPPFTRPPLVSMKANNTVAVMTDGGRAWVRAGETKMWKMVKPEKVQETVRMFSPESDQLSGGQKFGVAFGVIVLVVLVVVGVVLVRRRRRWGRRGGFQS
- the LOC124486714 gene encoding LOW QUALITY PROTEIN: histone H1.4-like (The sequence of the model RefSeq protein was modified relative to this genomic sequence to represent the inferred CDS: inserted 2 bases in 1 codon) — its product is MSGVTGMPPVTPVKTPKKRSKSKETGPSVSDRILKVLSGSKDRGGVSFAALKKALTAGGYDVTKNNGRIKLXVRHLVANGSLLQPKGTGASGSFKINKQTAANKKKDVKKNARSPKKKVKRIKKMSPKNSTGSRTPTRKKRKAKTPKKAKKPAAAKTPTSPKRATRRVASTRAFAF
- the LOC124486713 gene encoding macrophage-expressed gene 1 protein-like codes for the protein MALRVVTLLGFSLLHFCCSHPLSRPDSSLNKCRSAAKSLPALEVLPGGGWDNLRNMDMGRVMNFSFSLCLTTEDGLYLIPDEVFVIPQKVTGVETNSEIISSWLDQRSSTSSSINADISFFSVLNAKFSTENQRMKTHQVRDTSVTTRVQVRNFLYTVKANPDFTLDSRFARQAEEIADAIENNQTRHASYLSERMVLDFGTHVITSVDAGASLVQEDYLQSSYVSDGKTDKSSITASAGINFFNKVNFNIGSKDAQETSETKAYQDNVTYSIVQSHGGVPFYPGITLQKWQESTSNNLVAIDRSGLPLHYFINHNTFPDLPRPTVGKLALSVSQAIGRYYAINTRPGCVKADSQNFNFQANVDDGSCEGPATNLSFGGVFQQCTKLTPDADPICQAWDQKNPDTGDYSCRPPYQPTLLRSEVRDERYSQYVCHRSCHRCGFLWLSHCCDNNCGDEYHVRSARIQTYWCSSNEKISDNSGYLFGGLYGPSLQNPLTKSKSCPPNFIPLKMFYGGLMICVSNDYETGSRFSVPFGGLFSCESTNPLAGGQSRCPPQFSQHLATVSDGCQILYCVQSGLFTGGQLLPVRLPPFTRPPLVSMSATNTVAVMTEGGRAWVRVAQTKMWKTVKPEEIQEMVRMFNPESDQLSEGQKFGVAFGVIVLVVLVAVGVVLVRRRRRRGFPGLVRARGYEEIDSERQSEREEVEVQAELPSDSQSTSSS